In Juglans microcarpa x Juglans regia isolate MS1-56 chromosome 1S, Jm3101_v1.0, whole genome shotgun sequence, the genomic stretch GTGGCTGTTTATAGTTTCTTTTAAGGCCTCGCTTGTTTTAAGTATagtttcatctaataattaatagtttttttaaattttcaaaaataaaataaataattcaattttttaaatttctaaaacaaaaataatattaaaaaatatattttaacaatattttatttaatttttaatttttatttcaactcatctcatctgtaaaaacaaacagtCTTTGCACATCGTTGCAGTGTTGAGAGACAAACTCTTGGATCCAACTCTAAAAATGACCCTGAACTCAGCCCGCCTAAACTGGCAGTCATGGAAAAACCTAACCCCAAAAGCTAGAATTCAAAAATCATatgaagctctctctctctctctctctctctctctctctctctctctctctctctctctctctctctcctcttgcAACTGATGTTTGATCAAGCAAGTAGatcttatgattttttatatttttttctgatttttttgtaaattttaatattataataattggtattgttgttgttggtgtAACTGCTGTTGTTGATGCAGTAAGTTTTAGCTTTGTTACCCACTCCCCAAAAGTCTGATATTTATAAATGGTAAGGGATATTACCAAACTACGTCGTTTGGGAATTAACCACCTTAAGGAAgtaaaacaacgtcgttttcaGACACGTTACATAAccaaaagagaaggaaagagagcatttttcatttataaaaggCCTTGGGAAATTTCGCTTCGATTCAATCAAAGCGTTGTGAGAGAGTGAGCGATATCAAACTATCACAATGCcttcactttcttcttcttcttcactctaATCCCAATTTCGATTGATGTTTTTGCCCCCACTCTTTTCCGTTATTTGCTTCCCTGTCCCATGCCATCCTGACAGCTTCTTCGTCgttgatttttattgtttgcCGAGACTTGGACTTGGTCAAGGCTCTGGAGGTCCCTATCTCTCCAATTTTCTTGGAAGGGCTTTGAGTTGGAGCTGGGGCTCGGTCTGATCGTGTATTTTGGGAATTATGGAACCTCGCGTTGGGAACAAGTTTCGGCTCGGCCGGAAGATCGGTAGCGGATCGTTCGGAGAGATCTATCTCGGTctgtaaatttaatttctgttttttttttgggtaccattaatttttttttgtgtaatttcttaattttgtaaAACTGGTTTCAGGTACTAATATTCAGACGAATGAGGAGGTTGCGATTAAGCTTGTgagtattttgttttcttttttactttttagccTTGGACTACGTTTGATTCTGTTCGTGGAGTTTTATAATTCTGTACTCCTCTCGATCAATTTGTTTCTAATTcatagaattaatttttttttaggtttctTTGTTTGCTTGTAGATTTCTGAAGGTTAATGCTGATAACTTAACTATTTTTTGAGTCTCGTTTCGTGGGTTTTCATGCTGTTGAATCTTATTGGTTATTTCGAGCCAATGTTTCTGTGGGTTTAGTTAGTTTAACACCTAAACATTTTATATTCCTATATGAGTGGTTACTGAaactccttttatttttaactcaGGAAAATATCAAGACAAAGCATCCCCAGTTGCTTTATGAATCGAAGTTGTATAAAATACTACAGGGAGGAAGTAATAACCTTTATCGCTGTCCTTTTTTCCCcttgaaaaatctgaaattatgaTGGTACTCATCCATCTGAATTGTACATCGGTTGGAAATTCTTTCCTATTTTGGCAGCTGGAATTCCAAATGTGAGATGGTTTGGCGTTGAAGGAGACTATAATGTTCTCGTTCTGGATTTACTGGGACCAAGTCTTGAAgatttattcaacttttgcaGTAGGAAATTGTCCCTTAAGAGTGTTCTTATGCTAGCAGATCAGATGGTAGAGTTTTTCCTATCGCATGCATGTTCTTCTAGAATTTCACCTGCATTACAGTTTTGGTTATCCATGGCAACCTAATCTTGATATTCCTGTCAGATAAATCGAGTGGAGTTTGTTCATTCCAAATCATTTCTGCATCGGGATATTAAGCCTGACAACTTTCTTATGGGTTTAGGGAGGCGCGCAAATCAGGTTTACTGCTGAGCCCTCTCCTTTCTTCAATTATCAATTTATGCTTTCATGTTAAATAATGATGCATTACCTGATATCTACTATCATATAGGTCTACATCATTGACTTTGGTCTTGCTAAGAAGTACAGAGACACTTCAACTCATCAACATATCCCTTATAGGTTAGTTGGTTTGCACTACGACCTTAGTTGCTTCACCTGTaatgttgtttattttatttttccggTTGTCCTTTTTCTGCGTTTCTTTTGTATGATTTCCAACTCTCATCCAAAAATGCCTTGTAGTATATTCACCATCTTTATATCAATTGACGTGCTCATAAACTCtgcagagaaaataagaatttgACAGGAACTGCAAGATATGCAAGCATGAATACTCACCTTGGCATCGGTATACATTTTAATTGCATTTTCTTGCAGTTTTGTTCCTGATAAATATGTGTTGATCTTTATAGCTAGCTTCTACCCCCCTGCTTTTTCTGAGCCTTATGGTTCTGACCATTGACTCTGTTTGCTTTTGTGTTTCATAGAACAGAGCCGCAGGGATGATTTAGAATCACTTGGATATGTTCTTATATACTTCTTAAGGGGAAGGTAAAGATTTCTGAGTGCCAATGTTATCTTATATTCTTGTTTCATTTTGTTGGCTGTTTTGTTATGACCGTCTTCTTTATAGTCTTCCTTGGCAGGGACTGAAAGCAGGAACTAAGAAGCAAAAGTATGAgaagatcagcgagaagaaagTATCTACTTCTACTGAGGTATAGTCACGCCATAggatatttttagaatttatgaTGTTTTTGTGTATGTAATTTATGTGTAATTGACTGGAAaggttgttgtttcttttttaggCCTTGTGTCGCAGTTATCCCACAGAATTTGCTTCATACTTCCATTACTGCCGGTCCCTACGGTTTGATGATAAGCCAGATTATGCTTATCTCAAAAGACTATTCCGTGACCTTTTCATACGTGAAGGTTTGGACTTTCTGTCTTCTATGGTGTCTTAGATATTTCACCTGTtcaaattatatgacaataataCTCCCAATTTTGCTGTTGACTCTACAAATTgtctcaaataaaatttttctatggCTGAAGGCTTCCAGTTTGATTATGTGTTTGATTGGACTATTTTGAAATATCAACAATCGCAAATGGCCACTCCACCTACCCGTGCTCTTGTGAGTGACCCTCCTCAATGGCCTTTGGTTTTTTGCACATACACAAAGAAGTAGtatgtttttatctctttttcatTTGTCATCTCACAGGGTCCTGGTGCTGGACCCAGCTCTGGCATGCCACCTACTGCCACAATTACTGATAAACAATCAGGTAAATCTTGTGTTTCTTCCTCCCACCTCCCTTTCTGATGGATTGTGCTCATTTAGCAATCCACTGTATTTCTCAATCTTATTGGTTTCGCATATGCTTCCTTTAGTTGCAATATACTGGCTATTCCATGGATATTATAGCTTCTCACATTGGTTATTCATTGAAACAATTATTTCTTcaatctcccccccccccccccccccccccccccccccccccccccctctctcatGAATCCTCAAGGAATGTGAGGAATAATGGTAAAAAAACTCCTCGAGAAATATCATTCAAGATGGCTGAATGATCTTATGAGTGCataacatgtttttatttatttagttaagCACTGAAAACCCCAATAGTAGTAAGGTAAGATTACAAAGAACCCTTGAAAGGTAACTAAATGTTCAAAAATAAGCAAAAGAACCTTAGCTTCCATAAATCTACAACTGTGTTTGAATTGGCATTCAAACAGTGCTTCCAGTGGCACAATCTGGCTGTCTATTGTCCTAACGGTGTTTCCCTTGATGCATTCTATTTTACAACTGATCAGATCAAATACCGCTCAATTGGTCCTCTTACAGGCCCCAATCTGAGCCTTGTTTCTCTTAAACTAGTCCATAAAAGCTTGTGCAGCTTGTTCTACATCACTTCAGTCCTTTGAGTGAGTTCAAACAGATGCacttaaatttttcttaagtgaACCTTTTTTGGTGGCCTATATATAccttcaaattttatttctgTATTTTAAGTATCTTTTCATGCTATCTACTTGAGTTGAGATATTTCATATGCTAAATTAACGCTGTTGTAAGTAGGGAAGAAGGTAGGCTGACTGGTTGGTCTTCTGTAGATCCCACCCGTAGGAGACACTCTGGACCAGTTGTAAATGCCGGAAGCCTCTCTAAACAGAAAAGTCCAATTGCAAATGATCCAACTGCAGCTAAAGATGCTCTGGTATGTACTCTCTGACTGAAGCTAGATTTGGAGGAGTTTTTCTGCCTCCGTGCATGTGCTTACAGTTGGCCGGTATGAGGGTTTAGGTTCACTATTGCAGAAACTTACATTTCATCCCATTACTCATTAAGGCCTTGTAAACCTGTAACATCCTGTTCCCGTAGGATagagatgttactaacattcataacataatgcccggtaaagagattcatatcctaaaatacctcatttattgaaatgaatcaaaactattaaaactgaattgaacatgattgtttcGAACACTGAACGTAATGTAAAAGAACATACTTAAACTAATCCtatgaatgacataaaagaaatctaattcttgtgtgaatatcacttattccttcctaaGTCTTTATACTAGATTTATTCCTGGCCATCTAGCTCTGCGTCATCATAGACACCATCTGTGAGAATTGAAcatggaagaaaacaagaagacaaacaaaaatgagtcgaatactcagtaagtagcacaTCATACCGTGAAATATAATTTGGCCTAGCATGGACTTAAGTTCTGAAGACTCTTTACAACAACATATTTACAgcatcacaaattcacaatcataCAAGTAAcataactttctgaaaactttgcatatatACACATATCGTCACAAATTcgcatgttatatatatatatatatatatattttcatcattaacatgaacGGAAACATACATAATCATGACAAATATAtaacgtgaatgcataataacttgtttatcttgttttaacatggagtgaaacacgcttgggtctgtgtttcacttaactgaaaataacatggagtgaaacacgcttgggtctgtgtttcacttaactgaatcatggagtgaaacacgcttgggtccgtgtttcacttaatttGTGGTTAATCACGCTTGAGCCCGTGGCACTGTATTAaaacttcttatctttcttaatgcatgagaattcattaggcttcatgaactttcttaacatggcatagcataacatggcattttcttgtacatgacatagcataacatgatcTGAACATTATATGACATTCCAtagcatacatgatctaagtactacatgaacatggcattcatgatctaagtactacatgaacatgacatacatgatctaagtactacatgaacatggcattcataatctaagtattacatgaacatCGCATATataatctaagtattacatgaacatggcttgcataatctagCTATTCTATTTCATGGCATATTTGACTTGgattactacatgaacatctcatggctttcatataattctagtaacattcaatcaatcaaaacttacatgaacatggcattcatgatctaagtactacatgaacatgacatacatgatctaagtactacatgaacatggcattcataatctaagtattacatgaacatggctattccattacatggcatacttgacttgaattaccACATGAgcatctcatggctttcatatgattttagtaacattcaatcaatcgaataacaaattcattcattcaagcataatctcatatttcatcaaagatcgtgAAAGAAATCTAACATTGACTTGCCTCTTAGCGTAGCATAGTTAACCATtataagcacatcatattttcatacataataataatattcacagtatgcatgcatttatatgatcatactatttacctcttagcgtttcttcctgatttccaacttgtagcgcgttacctataTGAGGTACTAGATGTTACTAGTTTCCTAGAAAAGTGTATCGTAATACTCTACGTATAAtagaatttaactaaaataataggcacCATAGTATACTTTAAGAATATACTTTAAAACCCcttaatacttttataaaaattgtatctTTGGGTTCATAATTATTCAAGTAGATAAAGCCCATGTAAAAGTaatgtttttatgaaaatataatcAGCCCAATAAAATCACTAAAGCAGTATAATAAGATTAAGCCCAATTTAAATACAAGACCAATTAAAGTAAGTCTCAGCACTCTATTTGTCTTAGGAATACACTGGCCGTATGGGCTTAGGCCCAAGGGCCCGTAATGAATCAAAGGATTCTTCAGAAAACAAAGCACACGGGATGGCCGTGCGATAGCAAGGGACTCACTGAGAGAAGGATCAGCTGCGACGAT encodes the following:
- the LOC121247824 gene encoding casein kinase 1-like protein 2 isoform X1; protein product: MEPRVGNKFRLGRKIGSGSFGEIYLGTNIQTNEEVAIKLENIKTKHPQLLYESKLYKILQGGTGIPNVRWFGVEGDYNVLVLDLLGPSLEDLFNFCSRKLSLKSVLMLADQMINRVEFVHSKSFLHRDIKPDNFLMGLGRRANQVYIIDFGLAKKYRDTSTHQHIPYRENKNLTGTARYASMNTHLGIEQSRRDDLESLGYVLIYFLRGSLPWQGLKAGTKKQKYEKISEKKVSTSTEALCRSYPTEFASYFHYCRSLRFDDKPDYAYLKRLFRDLFIREGFQFDYVFDWTILKYQQSQMATPPTRALGPGAGPSSGMPPTATITDKQSDPTRRRHSGPVVNAGSLSKQKSPIANDPTAAKDALLPSSNFLRSSGSSRRAAASSNRDAAIISSEADLSHPNTKNVSPGALRKISSGQRSSPVVSSEHRTPSVRNASTIKNLETTLRGIESLHFNNDERAQF
- the LOC121247824 gene encoding casein kinase 1-like protein 1 isoform X2 translates to MEPRVGNKFRLGRKIGSGSFGEIYLGTNIQTNEEVAIKLENIKTKHPQLLYESKLYKILQGGTGIPNVRWFGVEGDYNVLVLDLLGPSLEDLFNFCSRKLSLKSVLMLADQMINRVEFVHSKSFLHRDIKPDNFLMGLGRRANQVYIIDFGLAKKYRDTSTHQHIPYRENKNLTGTARYASMNTHLGIEQSRRDDLESLGYVLIYFLRGSLPWQGLKAGTKKQKYEKISEKKVSTSTEALCRSYPTEFASYFHYCRSLRFDDKPDYAYLKRLFRDLFIREGFQFDYVFDWTILKYQQSQMATPPTRALGPGAGPSSGMPPTATITDKQSGKKVG